TTATAACGGCGGGGAGGATGGTTTTGATTCTTATTGGGTTGTTGGTGGTTCTTCGATCTATGCAAATCGCTTCTTTAGGGGTCTCGATTTTTCTCTCCTTGCCTATCAGATATGGGGGATTCCTCGATCTCTATTGGCCCTATGTTACGTCACATTCTGATATCTATCTCTATTGGCCCTGTGTTACGTGACATTCCGATATCTAGTGTCAGAGCTTATGAACATGGTTGGTCGTTATTTTATTGTCCTTATTCCTAGTTTGAATAATGAAGTTGTTATCTCCTGCCTTCTATTGGAAGATTATTGGTTGATGGTCATTTGGAAAGGAAACGTAGTTTACTTCGCACTCGTTGGAAGCTTGATTGTTTATGGCTAATTAGACATTTACTTGAAGTTTATGTTAGGCTTTTCTTTCTATTGATTATTGTAAATGACTTGGTATGCCTATGTTGGTTGATTTTTCTCTATGAGCATTATCTCCTTGTAATCGACTATGTTCGATTGACCTATTAATGGATATTTCCTttacctttaaaaaaaaaaaccaaaacattgtttatagttttaatatatatataatatgataacattttagatcactaATTACCCTATTTAAGGtataaaacattcatgatattattcaaattacatcTTAATGATTGAAGAATAAATTTGTTtgttcttgatagaagataactactattctaatttcttatgtattTACACAGTCATACTATTTATACACATACAAtacctatatatataatatatatttataatatttattgttattcaatatgaatatatatttatataagttagataagagaataacatgttttctttttaaatataaataataatttttgtaataaaaattaagattgtgTATTGTCTATTATTgctataatgatattttataatatttaaatttatattaatataagtattagatattattattataataatattttataatatttaaattcatattattataattagcaaaaattatgattatatattattatcataggGCACCACCTTGGTGCAACGAACTTTTTGGTTGTACCATTGTAGTTATTTGACTATTTCAgcacttaaataattttttttctaatttttttatgacggtgtacattgtagttatttaagacatcctgaaattttgtaacaaattctgaatagtttacattgctgaaaataaggttcaaacaaTTGAATTTTACACACGCATACAAAAAAATAGACACGTGTGCAACAACcttgttttcggcactgtaaactattcagaatttcttgaaaatttgcagaatgtcttaaataactacaatgtacactgtcataaacaataatttgaaaaaaattatttaggtACTCAAATACCCTACTAGCTGCACCGGTACAGCCAAAAAAGTAATGCACCAAAGTGCTCCCCTATTATcatgataatattttataacatttaatttgaatttatattaatataattattaaatattattattataataatattttataatatttgaatttatattaatataactaataaatatttatttttaattaattttaaaggtatattttgttaaatatttaaagtattctgttaaagttaacaaaaaaaaacgttaaaaccaataatttttattatctacacattttttatataaaagagatatattaTGTTATTCAAATTGATTGGTTTGTGGACTAATGACTGCCCATTTTTCTTAtcaattaaatataaatttatttatttatcaactAAGATAGAATACAAATTGTTAAAATAATTTTACTATAAAGATTTCCACCAATAAAATAATTCAATCAAAACTTTTGTTAAATATATCAATTTTCTCTACATAAAGCATATGAAAGAAATAGATATgaataaattaagattaaaatGGAAATAGACAAATTGTTCATAAGCATTAATTGATAATCATATATAACCCACTATTTAAATAAATAgtgttttttttagtttttttatagtTTATTTTGAGTTTGTTATAGTAAGTTGATATGTAGttgatttttagttgttttttcAATACTATATTATATTGAGCTAATGTCTAGttgatttttagtttgttatgagtataaatgtagttatttttgggtatatgttttatttattttggacATATTTTCAAATGCAATAATGATTTTTTTGAGGttgttttttttgttattttttaaaaatttattttgggTTAATATCTAATAAATTTAGGATATTTGCGGCAAAACTCTCTATTTTTTTACAAAAGTTGCGACAAACCCCCCAAACAAAAATTTTGATGGTAAAACTCCATTCCTTTAATGATTTGTTGCAAGTTACCATTTTTAGGTGTTAAATGACATGTAAATAAGTTAAGATACACGCGACAACACTTTATAGAGtcatatgttaaaaaataattaattatttttttaaaaataataaatttaattaataaaaaaatagaaaaaataaatttaaaaacttttttcaattttaagttttgtttaattttaattatgtattattattattttaaaacattaaaataattgaaaaaataattaaaacactaaaacaatatttaaaatataaaaaataaattaaaaaacctttttcaattttaagttttgtttaattttaattatgtatttttattatttttaaacattaaaataatagaaaaaaaataattaaaacactaaaacaaaacttaaaatacaaaaaaataaatttaaaaactattttcaaaacttaaatttatttgaaaaaagtTTTTAAATATATTCCCTTCAAAATTTAGATTTATTTGAAaaaagttcttaattttttttttaattttaagttgtttaagtgttttaatttttttttctaatattttaatgCTTTAAAATAgtaatacataattaaaattaaacaaaaaaataaattgaaaaaaattaaaatatatttttttctattttttttattaattaaacttattattcaaaaaataataataattttttgacATATGACCCTATAAAGTGTTGCGACATGTATCTTAATTGACATTTAACTTGCTTACATAACATTTAACATCTAAAATGAGTAATTTATAACAAACTGTCAACATAAGAAAATTTTGCTACTAAAGGTTTTGATTGAGGGGTTTGTCACAACTTTTGTAAAAAAATAGGGATTTTGCGACTAATAACCCAATAAATTTTTAGTTACCATTTTGACATTGTAGTGGATTATATTGGAGTGAGTTCAAGTttggttaatttttaattattttttatatcatatttttgtaattaagatTTTTCTTTCACAAATGTAATTaagaaattttagaaacattAGTTTTGAAAAGAATTTAAATCACCATAAAAGGAATataaattatgaaaaaaaatttagTGAaactaaactatttttttaaagtaattttatACTTTGATatacttttaataatttttttcaaaataactttCTAAAATTTAACCAGTTTTCTCTAAATTTTTCAACAGGCTATTCTTGACTAATTATCTAAATTAAGATAAcgagaattattaaaactagtaCCAAAAAAAAATATCCTTCAAAATTCAACTAACAAGAAACGCAGCGTTTGGCCTGAGGTTGTGAATTCCCCAGCGGGCAAAACACATTCTCAAATTCTTCTTTTGATGAATTAAGAGGATGAAGTAGTCTTCGTAATTTGCAAACAGCACAGCTGGCCTCACCCCCGAGAGCCACCATTGCCAGCCGCCCCCTCCGCTCCCGTAGTTGATTCTTAAACCCTAATTCTCTTGACACCTACTCCACTGCCCTTTTCAAAACAACATCCCGTCCTTTCACCAGTAACGTACGTTcaaatctctctttctctctctcttttaaaCTGTCTGCAATCTTGGGAATAGATATTCATTTGGGTGTCGCAGTTAGCCTTTTATAGGAAAAATGTTTTTGACCCATTATTCTTGGCGTTTTGCAGGTTCCGTTTTGCATGACTAATTGAACTGAAAGTATACATTGGGTTTGTCTTGTGCCCACGAAATGGTAAGTTGGgaaatgttttatttttcttgtaaCTTTTCCGGGGAAGTTCAGGAAAATATTGTTTGCTAGTTTTCTTTATTGTTGTTTTCCTCAATGAAGGTGGCACCTTGAAGTTTATGTTTCgaattttcttttatctttcCTTTCTGGTGATTATTGTTATCTTTTGGGGTTTGTTTGTTTGTGTTTAAAGTCACAGTCAGATATTAGGAAGTGGTTTATGAAGTCGCATGACAAGGACAAGGGAAATGGCAATGCGGCAGCCAAGCCTGCAAAATCTGCTCAACCTCCTTCTAAGGCTTCTGAGAAATCTTCTCAGGTTAAATCCCAGCTAGACAAGCAGGTCAGTTTGTTGTACGTTTGTGATCATGAAGTTTTTTGCAGATTCTTTTTATTGTTTGTAACTTCTAGTGGAAGTGTTTTAGTTCTTTTGGGTAGAATAAGCTAACTTCTTTGAAATATAATGTTGGTGTTATATTTGCTTTATTGTAAGCATTGCAGTCGAAATTAAAGgggaatagttttttttttttttttgctggaaAAAGGGGAATAGTCTTGTGATCATCTTATTCATTGTACTATTTTGGACAGTTTGTGCGTTTATTGGGTGAAGTGAAAATTTGAATTTCTTGGTTTCCGAGCAAAGTGTCAATTTACAATTTTACAACACTTGTATTTTAGTAGCCAATTAGTGATATACCAATGAAATGATAATCAACATGCCGACGAGTTTGGTGGGTTCATTAGTTCAGTTGAGTGGATAAGGCACTATATATTAAGTTTATCAATTAGGAGTGTAGAATCTCATCATTTAGTTGACTATTTGTGAGTAATGGTTTCGGTAGTCAATTTGTAGTAttcataatatatattaatattttttttttctggtgCAGGCAAGTGAAGATAAAGATAATTCAGGGCGAAGAAAGACTAGTAAATATTTTGCtgagaaagaaaaagagagagttGAGGTTCCAGCTAAAAGAAAGACCCAAAATAATGGTGATGACTTTGTGAAACCCTCGCCTGCAAAAAAAAATCATGAAGGCGATGACGATGATGACGACGACTTTGTTATGCCTGATACTAAGAAAAACTCAGCTGATGCCACCCCAAGAAAGAAACTAAAGAGTGGATCTGGAAGGGGAGCTGGACAAAAGCCTGTGAATATTGATGAaagtgatggtgatgatgatatGAAAGATGTAGTGCTCCCTTCTAAATCTGGTGGAAGAGGCCGTGATGGGAGAGGTGCCTCAGCAACATCATCTGGTGGAAGGGGAGCTGGACAGAAGCCTGTAAATATTAATGAAAGCGATGGTGATGATGATATTAAAGATGTAGCACCCCCTTCTAAATCTGTTGGAAGAGGCCGTGGTGGAagaggtgcctctgcaacacccTCTGGTGGAAGAGGCAGAGGTGCCGGACGAGGTGGATTTATGAACTTTGGAGAAAGAAAAGATCCTCCAAACAAGGGGCAAAAGGTTAAATTTGATTTGTGAattgttgttgttttgattggtTCTTTACTAATTTTAAAGCCAATTTTTCTTACTCAGGAAGTTCCTGAAGGTACCCCAGATTGTTTAGCTGGTTTAACATTTGTAATTAGCGGCACTCTTGACAGGTAGATTGTATGGCCTTTATGTGCCCCCcatactttttttttgtttttcatttaaaAGTCCTCTGTGAATTATTGAGTCAAAGACTATTTTTATCTTTTTATAGGGTTATTTGATTGGATTAGGAAAGGTCTCGTTTATTTTACCTGTTCTTTTCCCATGGTTTTTGCTCcctcttatttatttttttagtttctaGTGTGTTATATATCTTGTGCACTTAAATTTCCACTCCTTGGTGCTGTAACATTTCCTAGAATTCTTGATTATAATTATTTCTACAGTAGCTGTATTACGTATATAATCATATCTTATGCAGatcatttatatttaataaatgatgttTCAAATAGAATGTGGCTGGATCATTGGGGAAAAATTCTTTCTGTTGCTACCATCTGCAGCTTGATTAACAAATTTTCTGTTTTTGGCCTCAGAATATTTTTTTAACATCTTTCTCTGCTTATAGTTTGGAAAGAGAAGAAGCAGAAGACTTGATCAAACGCCATGGTGGCCGTGTTACGGGATCTGTCAGCAAGAAAACGGTGACTTTATATCTTTCATTCACATTTGCTTGGGTTTGACCTGAACCGCTAATGTTTGATTAACATAGTATTTTTGCAGAATTATCTTCTATGTGATGAAGATATTGGGGGAAGAAAATCTGAAAAAGCTAAAGAACTTGGGTTTGTTATCTTGCATTCATAGACAACAATATGCTTTTCCCTATTCATGGTACTTTGTAAACCTGCTTATTTCTATTTGCTTCACCTTATGTAGTACGGCATTTCTGACTGAAGATGGATTGTTTGATAAGATACGTGCATCAAATAAAGCTAAGGCACCTCGACAAGAGTCAAAGAAATCTATGGATAATGCTGCTGTGTTGTCACCAAAGAAAACCGTGGAGAAAACAGAAATAAAAAGTATGATCCTTTGAACTCAATGACTTATAACACATTTTAGTGGTCTCTTCTTGTCACTGATTAAAAGAAAGTAAAAAAGGTATAGAGATGTAGCTCTCTGTTGCTAGCTAGAACTGCTTTTGCCATTGTTTGCACTATATCTCAGTCTCTCAATATTTTgttttgattaaattttattatcACATTTTGgattgtctctctctctctctctctgtgctTGTTTAGTGCTGACTATCAACTATTTGATGtggtttattaattaattattgttacGTTGAATTTGAGGGATAATATGGACTATGGAGGCTATATACTGGCTATTCTCTTGCTTCAGTTGCATTTATTGGAAGCATAGTTAAATTGATGAATCATATTTTAGGACTTGTAATTTTTGCACATTAGAACACATCATATTTTAGGACTCTCTTATAATTTTAGCGCATTTGTTCCTCCAGAAGAATGCTTTAGCAGCTCTCCATCAGAAAATGTAGCCAAGAAAGGCTTGACCTCAGGTGTCTCCCTTGATAAGAAAAGAGTTCAAACTACTCAGCATTCTGCATTGTCTTGGACTGAGAAATATAAGCCCAAGGTTCCAAATGACATCATTGGAAATCAGTCATTGGTATGTGTCAGTTATTGTATTCCTCCATGATATTTGCTTCTAAATTATTTCATGTCTTATAAGTTAAGCAACTATTTCTTGCTTTACATTTTCGTAATATCATATTTGGGAAGGTTACAACTAAAAAAGGCAATGCCTTGCAGGTCAAACAACTTCATGATTGGTTGACACGTTGGCATGATCAGTTTCTTGATGCTGGAAGtaagaaaaaggggaaaaaggCAAGTGATTCTGGTGCGAAAAAGGCTGTACTATTAAGTGGAACACCTGGCATAGGGAAAACAACATCGGCAAAGTTGGTCTGTCAGATGCTTGGCTTCCAGACGATTGAGGTAATGCCTATTTTTAAAATAGGCTGGATTGCAGAAGGATTATAATTTTACCTATTTATATGATTGACTACATTGGTCTTTATGCATACTACACAATTATTATTTAGGTAAATGCTAGTGACAGTCGTGGGAAAGCTGATGCCAAGATTGAAAAAGGGATTGGTGGAAGCAATGCAAATTCTATAAAAGAGCTTGTCAGCAATGAGGCCCTAAGTGTTAACATGGATTGGtcattttttcttttatatttatcTCTTGTGTTTCTGCATTGTACGTACTCAATAGAGTTTTTAGCTTTAGTTAATTTGGCAATTGAAATGCAGGTCAAAGCATCCAAAAACTGTGCTCATTATGGATGAAGTTGATGGAATGTCTGCTGGAGATAGGGGTGGAGTTGCTGATCTTATTTCTAGCATCAAGATATCAAAGATCCCTATTATCTGCATTTGTAATGACCGCTACAGTCAGAAACTGAAAAGTCTTGTGAACTACTGTCTTCTTCTGAGCTTTCGCAAACCTACCAAACAACaggtttttgttttaaattttatttttcatattaTAAGAAGTATTTGTTTGATTATAGTTTCTTGGGTCCTTTTCGGTTTGTGTTTCTTCTGATTTTGCCTGCTCTATAATTACTTTTTGAGTTTGATAGTAGAGTACCCTTTGATAGTAACATGAATATATATGTATCTATATGTAGGTAATGTATACACAAAAGTGCATATGATTAGAAATATTGGTAGCGTTTGGTTACTCAACAAAAATGTATTGGTAATTGGTAATGGTAATGGTAATGGTAATGGAATGGAATGTTTattcttttgtttggttgagACTTTGGAATGAGTGAATGAATAAGAATTATTATGTTTGGTATAGTATGGAATGGAatgaaattaatattattttgacCAAATTGCCCTTATTGTTAGAAATGAataattttttaatcaaattaacattattttgtaatgttagatttttttatataccaaattatcattttattttaaattataatttgttGAATAAATTACCCACATATacaaattaaacatataaataataatgaaattttAGTTATTAATACTCATATACaaaaattttatataaaaaaatacttttacaaattttttttagaaaaaaataatatcatTCTTTTTTAGGGGAaaagaaatataattttttttagtaaaatatcattaatacttaaaatatgtacttagttgaaattttttcatataaaaaaaatggaaGTATCACTTTTTGGGAGACAATCGGATGGGAAAGAAAGGGCAAATAGGGAAAAATATTGTTATATTGGAAAGGAATTGTCTTTCAACCCATTTAATTTAGGAATGGTAATTTAGTAATGGTGAGTATGCTGTATACCATAATTACATTTCTTATAGGAATGacttttcaaattttaaatgacAAACCAAACAAAAGAATGGGCCCAGTTTAGAACGAGTTGAAGGAGTAGGCATTATTGGGAGAGAGGACGTAATAAATTGGGGATTATTAGGCCTAATGCTGCGAGCTTCTGGAATACAATGAAATCTTCGTAAAGTTGATCATTATGAATGTACGACGAATTTGATTGGTGAAATGACAGAATCTATAAAAATTATTCAACAGGCTTTAGAAGGAATTCTAGGGGGGCCATATGAGAATTTAGAAATCCGAGATGTTGATAGAGAAAGGAATCTAGAATGGAATGATTTTGACTATTGATTTATTAGTTAAAAACCTTCTCCTACATTTGAATTGCCAAAACAAGAACTCTGTGAGAGTCGAAGCCCCAAAGGGAGAATTGAGAATTTTTCTGATAGGGAGATCAGCGTGGCTTTCCTTGGAGATGGAAAATTCGCCCGACGGGTTTTATCAATTTGCAAATTCTTCCTCAGTTAGTTAAAAGAGTGAAATTGGCTGATATTATGACAATACTAGGTAGCATAGATATCATTATGGGAGAGGTTGATTGTTGAAATGATAATTGATACAACAGAAATACAagatatcaattttttttctagattggATCCATTCCAAACCCCATTCCATTAAACCAAACATTACTAAGGTAAACCCCGTGCATCTAAAATCAACTTTGCTGCTTCTCAAAATCAGATTTTAAGGGAGCAAATTATTTCTTAATCTGACCAAAGTAGATTTACCTAACAATCAACTAGTTACTGACTTTATTTCAATTAACGTTAGGTCTCTATAAATAGTCTCACACAGGCCTTGATATTCcctctaattattattattattatcacatATTTTTAAAATACGAATATGTTGAATTTTTTTGTATTTCTCAACTATATTATTTTCTTAAATATTTATGTTGCTAGTACATACTCTGGATATTGACAGTACACTTGGTTTATGATAGATGGCGAAGAGGTTAATGCAAATTGCAAAGACTGAAGATCTTCAGGTTAATGAGGTAACTGCATagcttagattttttttttgatggAGTCAAATTGGAAGTATACAGTGTCTTTTCTAAGATAATGCAATTGTTCTTGTTCTGTTTGAGGTATACCGTCAGTTATGGTATAATACAATCAATCCAAAGGATTAGACTCTTCTCTAAGACAGAAcacctttttttcttcttcttgtttacCAAAATTAATATAGTCGTTAACTTGATAATGAACCGACAAATGCTTCTGTATCATTGGAACTTTTGTTCATCAGTTGTCAATTTACATGCCTCAAGGATATTTTAATGGTTCTCATTATCATGTCTGCCCTGGTTTCCTCTCTCTTCCTCTGGGTTATTATTAGACCTAATTCATCTCGGCAACTAGTGCTTTTTTGATGATATCTAACTATCCTTGGTATCTAAAATTTAGATTTTACTagcttcttttttccttttcaggcttttgaacatgattttttttctttcttttctttagtaATCTCTCTCCCATTATCTCAATTAACGAATACATGTAACTttcttattgtttatttattctcTTTGCCAGATTGCTCTAGAGGAACTTGCTGAAAGAGTTAATGGAGACATGCGAATGGCAATAAATCAGTTGCATTATATGAGCCTCTCGATGTCAGTAATAAAGTATGATGATGTTAGGCAACGCTTGCTTATGAGTGCAAAGGATGAAGATATTTCTCCATTTACAGCTGTCGATAagtatgattttattaattattactaTCACATCATGACTCATGACCTATGCATTCAACTCTCTTTACATACTAAGGTGTCTTGTTATAGTGTATTAGCGAtgctctttatttatttatttcctccTCCACTGACCTTATATTAGTGCCATTCCATTTCAAGTTTGGTGATTGAACATGCTTTAGGCCTCACAGCTTCTCCTAGTTCAATGAAAATTTGGGTTTTAAACTAAATGTGCTGTGTGGATAATTTTACTATTAGTTAAGTGAACTTAGCTTGAAATTAttgatccaaaaaaaaaaaagaaaagaaaaaggaaatgcTTGAAATTATTGACTTTTATTTTCCTtatcatttttttgtttttgtcatGGTTGTTGCACTTGCTTCTTCTTTGTATTATAGATATTGGAAAAATGAAAGTATATATAATTTCCAATAGGTTGTACTTTGCACTGATAAGTCTTTTATCCTTGTAGGTTGTTTGGTTTTAATTCAGGGAAGTTGAGGATGGACGAGAAGATGGATCTTAGCATGAGTGATCCTGATCTAGTTCCTCTTATAATTCAAGTATTTTAGCTAGCACTTCTTTTTGCATTACTGTTTTACTATATTTTGTGCCATAATATTCTCTATATGCATTaaacgttttttttttctttaccttTTGAATTACTTGGCaggaaaattatattaattttagaCCAAGTTCTGTTGGTAAAGATGATGATGGTATAAAGCGTATGAACTTGATTGCTCGTGCTGCTGAGTCTATTGGTGATGGAGATATTTTCAACGTACAGATTAGAAAATATCGGCAATGGCAGCTATCTCAAAATTGTGCTCTTTCATCCTCTATAATCCCGTATGATTCTGTTCAGCTCTTGGATTTAAAGtaacttatctttttcttttgttaACTTCAAATTCATGTCCTAGTTTATATTCCTTTTTTTGTTACAATCAGTTCTGCTTTATTACATGGACAAAGGGAGACATTTGAGCAGGTAATGGATTTACTTGTGTTTTGTGTAAATGATTGCTAATATGGCCACATCTCTTGGAATTTGTTTTAAATGATCTTTTCCATGTAGGGGGAAAGAAACTTCAATAGATTTGGTGG
The genomic region above belongs to Humulus lupulus chromosome 1, drHumLupu1.1, whole genome shotgun sequence and contains:
- the LOC133795497 gene encoding replication factor C subunit 1 isoform X3 — its product is MSQSDIRKWFMKSHDKDKGNGNAAAKPAKSAQPPSKASEKSSQVKSQLDKQVQASEDKDNSGRRKTSKYFAEKEKERVEVPAKRKTQNNGDDFVKPSPAKKNHEGDDDDDDDFVMPDTKKNSADATPRKKLKSGSGRGAGQKPVNIDESDGDDDMKDVVLPSKSGGRGRDGRGASATSSGGRGAGQKPVNINESDGDDDIKDVAPPSKSVGRGRGGRGASATPSGGRGRGAGRGGFMNFGERKDPPNKGQKEVPEGTPDCLAGLTFVISGTLDSLEREEAEDLIKRHGGRVTGSVSKKTNYLLCDEDIGGRKSEKAKELGTAFLTEDGLFDKIRASNKAKAPRQESKKSMDNAAVLSPKKTVEKTEIKKECFSSSPSENVAKKGLTSGVSLDKKRVQTTQHSALSWTEKYKPKVPNDIIGNQSLVKQLHDWLTRWHDQFLDAGSKKKGKKASDSGAKKAVLLSGTPGIGKTTSAKLVCQMLGFQTIEVNASDSRGKADAKIEKGIGGSNANSIKELVSNEALSVNMDWSKHPKTVLIMDEVDGMSAGDRGGVADLISSIKISKIPIICICNDRYSQKLKSLVNYCLLLSFRKPTKQQMAKRLMQIAKTEDLQVNEIALEELAERVNGDMRMAINQLHYMSLSMSVIKYDDVRQRLLMSAKDEDISPFTAVDKLFGFNSGKLRMDEKMDLSMSDPDLVPLIIQENYINFRPSSVGKDDDGIKRMNLIARAAESIGDGDIFNVQIRKYRQWQLSQNCALSSSIIPSALLHGQRETFEQGERNFNRFGGWLGKNSTRGKNLRLMEDLHVHILASRESNFGRETVRIECLTLLLKRLTEPLRVLPKDEAVREVVDFMNTYSISQEDFDTIVELSKFKGYPDPLEGIPPAVKSALTRAYKEGSKSRMVRVADFVTLPGIKKAPKKRIAAILEPSDNGIGEINEDVIAESEEEKSSDTDDLGIAIAHLLTEEPVPVGRQMSSIDGPHFI